In Streptomyces sp. 71268, the DNA window CGACAGCCATGCACCACCTGTACACCGACCACAAGGGGGCGACCATCTCTGGCCGTTTCCGGTGTATGTCAAGCCTTGGTAAGGTTCTTCGCGTTGCGTCGAATTAAGCCACATGCTCCGCCGCTTGTGCGGGCCCCCGTCAATTCCTTTGAGTTTTAGCCTTGCGGCCGTACTCCCCAGGCGGGGAACTTAATGCGTTAGCTGCGGCACGGACGACGTGGAATGTCGCCCACACCTAGTTCCCAACGTTTACGGCGTGGACTACCAGGGTATCTAATCCTGTTCGCTCCCCACGCTTTCGCTCCTCAGCGTCAGTATCGGCCCAGAGATCCGCCTTCGCCACCGGTGTTCCTCCTGATATCTGCGCATTTCACCGCTACACCAGGAATTCCGATCTCCCCTACCGAACTCTAGCCTGCCCGTATCGAATGCAGACCCGGGGTTAAGCCCCGGGCTTTCACATCCGACGCGACAAGCCGCCTACGAGCTCTTTACGCCCAATAATTCCGGACAACGCTCGCGCCCTACGTATTACCGCGGCTGCTGGCACGTAGTTAGCCGGCGCTTCTTCTGCAGGTACCGTCACTCTCGCTTCTTCCCTGCTGAAAGAGGTTTACAACCCGAAGGCCGTCATCCCTCACGCGGCGTCGCTGCATCAGGCTTTCGCCCATTGTGCAATATTCCCCACTGCTGCCTCCCGTAGGAGTCTGGGCCGTGTCTCAGTCCCAGTGTGGCCGGTCGCCCTCTCAGGCCGGCTACCCGTCGTCGCCTTGGTAGGCCATCACCCCACCAACAAGCTGATAGGCCGCGGGCTCATCCTGCACCGCCGGAGCTTTCCACCACCAACCATGCGATCGGCAGTCATATCCGGTATTAGACCCCGTTTCCAGGGCTTGTCCCAGAGTGCAGGGCAGATTGCCCACGTGTTACTCACCCGTTCGCCACTAATCCACCACCGAAGCGGCTTCATCGTTCGACTTGCATGTGTTAAGCACGCCGCCAGCGTTCGTCCTGAGCCAGGATCAAACTCTCCATGAATGCCTCCGGGATATCCCGGCAAACACACACGATAAGAGCGGAACACCGACCGGAATAAGATCGATGTTCACAGCGTCCTCGCTGTGTCGCCCCCCAACCCCATCACAGGATCGGGAGGACTTTTCAAAGGAACCTCGCCCCCACAGTGTGTGGGAGGCGGGGTATCAACATATTTGGCGTTGACTTTTGGCACGCTGTTGAGTTCTCAAGGAACGGACGCTTTCTTCGGTCCCGTTTCACCGGACCCTCCGGGCGCTTCCCTTCGGTGTTTCACACTCTATCAGGTCTATTTCTTCTCTCTGACCACTCGATTTCCTGCGTGAAAGCACGCAGGAAATCGCGATTCAGAGAATTGAAGCAAGATCTCAAGAGGTACCGCCCTTGAACCACGTGCGGTTATCCGCAGTGTGTGTCCGTGGGCAGGGGTACGACAGTACAGCGGACCCTCAGGCGAGGCAAATCGGTTCAGCAGGGGGCTGGGGGCGGCCCGTACCGCAGGGCGGGCCGCCCCCAGCCGTCAGGTCTCAGCCGTCGGGTCTCAGCCGTCGGGTGTCAGCTGTCGGGTGTCTGCTGTCAGGTCAACGGCGCTCGTCGTCCGGGTGGGGCAGCGGGAAGCCCGCGCGGTAGTCGACGCCCGACTCCGGCGACAGGGGCTCGCCGGTGTCCGGGTCCGTGCAGTAGGCGCTGAACACCTGGGCCTCGGTGAGCGGGGTCAGCCAGTGGTCGCGGATCGCCCAGCCGCGGACCGTGTCGCGCTGGTCCGAGCCCGTGGTGCGCAGGACGACGCCGCCCGGCCTGGTGCCGGACAGGCCGACGGCCAGCGTCACGCGGAACGCCTCCCTGTCGTCGTCGGGCATGTGATGCGGGGAGCTGCCCGGTACTTCGGTGGCCTCCACGTGCACGTGCATGACCGCGATGAGCGAGCCGGCGTGCGTCGGGACGCTGCACACCAGGTGGTGACGGCCCGGGCCGGCGTTGCGCAGCAGGGCGTGCACCGCCTGGCCGGCCCGGGTCAGCGCCGCGGAGGCGACGTCCTCGCCACATTCGGCGCACTCCCCCATGCTGGCCAGCACCTGCACGGCCCGGGCCAGGGTGGCCTGGTGTTCTTCGGCGTCGAGCAACTGCGCGATGAGGTGGCCGAGCGACTGCCCCTCGTACGGCAGGGTCGGGCTCGTGGCCGGGGATACCGCGGCGTAGCGGGCGCGGCTCGTGGGCTGGTCCGGGTCGAGGTCGGTTTCGGCGCAGAAGGCGCGGTACGCCGCGGGGTCGAAGAGGGCCACGATGGTGTGACCGCCCTGGGCGGCTCGGGCTCTGAGCAGGCCCTCCACCTGGCGGAGGTATCGGGCGTGGTCGGCGAAGGGAAAGGTCTCGTACCGCCGCATGGCCGCGAAGTCCACCGCGTTGGCCAGCACGGCGATGGTGCTCGGGGATTCGCGGCGCAGTGCGCGGCGGATCGCCCTGCGGCTGCCGCGCGCCGCCGTGCGCTCGCGCGTGGCGCCGGGTCGGCGCTGGCCTTCGCGGCCTGGTCCGGTGGGGCCGCTCGGGCGCCCGGGGCGGGTGTCGCCCGACCCGGCGGGCTGGCGCCTGCCGGGTCCGTGCCGTCCGTCGTCAGTGGGTGGGCGGTCGTGGGGCGTGGGTGTCATGGCTCCCCCTTGGCATGTCGGTCAATGCTCACTCACCGTAACCGGGGGGTCTGACAATGGTCGCTGGGCGTGACCGTCAGGCGTTCGCGGTGGAGCGCTCGCGGGCCAGTCGCTCGTAGAAGTGGAGCAGTTCGATGTTGTCCACCGAGCCGGCGTTGACCGCCTTGTCGAGTGCGACGCCCTGGAGGAGGCGCTTGACCGGGACCTCGATGCGCTTGCCGGTGAGGGTGTGCGGGACGGCCGGGACCTCGATGACCTCGTCGGGGACGTGGCGGGGCGAGAGCTGGGCGCGGATGACGGTCTTGATCTTGTCGCGCAGTTCGTCGTCGAGCGTGGCGCCGGGGGCGAGGTGTACGAAGAGGGGCATCCAGTAGCCGCCGTCGGGTTCCTCCACGCCGATCACGAGGGACTCGCGGATCTCGGGGAGGCGCTCCACGGCCTCGTAGATGTCGGCGGAGCCCATGCGGACGCCCTGCCGGTTGAGGGTGGAGTCGGACCGGCCGTGGATGACGACGCTGCCCCGGGAGGTGCAGGTGATCCAGTCGCCGTGGCGCCAGGCGCCGGGGAACATCTCGAAGTAGCTGTCGCGGTAGCGGCTGCCGTCGGGGTCGTTCCAGAAGTGGACCGGCATGGACGGCATGGGGTTGGTGACGACGAGTTCGCCGACCTCGTCGATGAGCGGCTCGCCCTGCGGGTCCCACGCCTGGAGGTCCGTGCCGAGGCCGGGCGCCTGGAGCTCGCCGATGTAGACGGGGAGGGTGGGGACGGCGCCCGCGAAGCAGCTACAGACGTCGGTGCCGCCGCTGACCGAGGCGATCCACATGTCGTCGGCGACCTCGTCATGCAGCCAGCGGAAGCCGTCGGGTGGCAGCGGGGAACCGGTGGTGGCCACGCACCGCAGGCGGGAGAGGTCGAAGTCGCGGCCCGGGTGCACGTCGGCCTTGCGGCAGGCCATGACGTACGCGGCGGAGGTGCCGTAGACCGTCGCGCCGGTACGTTCGGCGACCCGCCACTGGGCGCCGGTGTCGGGGTAGCCGGGGCTGCCGTCGTAGAGCACCACGGTCACGCCGGCGAGCAGGCCGGAGACGAGGAAGTTCCACATCATCCAGCCGGTGGAGGTGAACCAGAAGAAGCGGTCGCCGGGGCCCATGTCGTTGTGCAGGCCGAGTTGCTTGAGGTGCTCGACGAGGATGCCGCCCTGGGACTGGACGATGGCCTTGGGCAGCCCGGTGGTGCCGGAGGAGTAGAGGACCCACAGCGGGTGGTCGAAGGGGACCGGCTCGAAGACGGGCTCGGTGTCGGCGGCGGTGAGGTCGTCCCAGAGCAGGGTGCCGCCGGGGGCGGGGGTGCCGAGGAGCGGGATGTGGACGACGGCGCGCAGCGAGGGCAGTTCGCGGCGCAGCTCGGCGACGGTCTCCGCGCGGTCGTGTTCCTTGCCGCCGTAGCGGTAGCCGTCGATGGTGAACAGGACGACCGGCTCGACCTGCTGGAAGCGGTCGAGGACGCTGCGGGCGCCGAAGTCGGGGGCGCAGGAGGTCCAGACGGCTCCGACCGCGGCGCTGGCCAGGAGCGCGACCGTGGCCTGCGGGATGTTGGGTACGTAGCCGCTGACGCGGTCGCCGGGGCGTACTCCGAGGCGGCGCAGTTCGGCGGCGAGCGAGCCCACCTGGCGGCGTAGCTCGGACCAGCTCACCGGGGTGGGTTCGTGGGTCTCGTCGACGTACAGCAGGGCGGGCTCGTCGGCGCGGGCGGGGTCCTGCGCCGCGCGTAGGGCGTGCTCCGCGTAGTTGAGGGTGGCGCCGGGGAACCAGCGGGCGCCGGGCATGGCGCTGTCGGCGAGCACCGTCTCGTACGGGGTGGTGAAGCGCACGTCGAACCACTTCGTGACCGCTTCCCAGAACTCCGGCAGGCGCTCCACGGACCAGCGGTGCAGGGCGGCGTAGCTGGCGACCGGGTCGCCGGGGGTGGCGGCGGGCGCTCCGTACCGCTCGGCGGCCCAGCTCTGGAAGCGGGTGACCTGGGCCTGCGCGATGCGGTCGGGGCCGGGCCGCCACAGGGGTTCCGGCTGGGCTGCTGACTGCGGTGCGGTGGTCATCTCGGCTCCCGGACTCGGCGCGTGGTGTGCGTCCGCTCGCGCACGGGCGCGGGCCCCGGTGTGTGGTGGGGCGCGCGGGCGTGACGCGGCTCAGCAGGACGATGCCATGTGATCGACATCCGCACCAGAGCAGTCCGGTCTCCGCGTCGGCGTGCGGGGCCGGGCCGTCCACGGTGACGCGGTGGGTCGCGACCGGCGGGTGGCGGGGCGGAGTGGCCTTCGCTGAGGGGTGCGGGCGGGCACAGGACGGATGCGGTTTCGGCCAGTTCATGAGGCGCGCCGGGGCGCAAGGTCACAGGTTGGTGTGGGGCTCGGGTGACAACGGGTGAACGACAGTTGAACGAAGCGTCTGGCCGGTCCCGGCAGTGGCAGGGTGATCAGCATGGATGCGCGTGACCTGGTGCGGTCGGTGAAAGTGATCGGTTCGGCGCGGGGGCGGCGGACCGTACGGGCCGCGTGGCGAAGGGAACGCGTGGACGCGGCCGGACTGCCCCGGTCGGGTCCCGAACGGGCCCGCGTACCGGGTCTGGCCGAGGGTGCGGAGCCGCAGCCGGGGGGCGGCGTGGTGCGGTTCGCGCGTTCGTCGCTGCGGGTGCGGGTGGCGGCCGGGGGCGCGGTCTTCTGCGGCTGGGACGGGGCAACGCCCGAACCCTCGTACGCGTTGGCCGGATCGTGCCCCGAGGTGGACCAGCGGGCGTTCCTCGAACCCGACACGGAGGACGGGTGGCGGGTGGTGTCCGAGCGGGTGACGGTGACGGTGTCCCGGCACGGGGCGGTCGCAGTGCGCACGCCGGGCGGGGTCGTGCTGCGGCGCGAGCTGCCGCCGCGCTGGTGGGAGCCCGCGGCCGGCCCAGCGGACGGGGCGTGGCCGCGCTGGACGCAGCGTTCGGTGGTGGCGCCGGACGCCCGGTGCTTCGGGTTGGGAGGGCGCTCGGCGGGCCCCCGGCTGCGGAGCGGGACGTACCGGTTGTGGAACACCGACCCCGGCGGGGCCTTCGAGCCGCCGGACGACCCGCTGTACCTGACGATGCCGGTGCAGCTCGTGGTGGCCGACGCGGGCAGCCACCTGATCTTCCACGACAACACCTGGGACGGCGCGGTGACGCTGCGCGAGGGCGTGGAGGGCCAGGGGTCGGGACACGACCGGCCGGGCCGCTGCGAGGTGCGGATGGAGGGCGGCCCGCTGCGCTACTGGGTGATAGCGGGCACTCCGGCGCGGGTGCTGCGCAGTTGGGCGCGGTTGACCGGCTCGCCCGCGCTGCCGCCGCCGTGGGCGCTCGGCTACCACCACGCCCGCTGGGGTTTCGGCAGCGAGCGGGAGGTACGTCGGGTGGTCGCGGGCTATCTGGAGCGTGGCCTTCCGCTGTCGGCGGTGCACCTGGACATCGACCACCACGACGGCCACCGGGTGTTCACGGTGGACCGCGAGCGCTTCCCCGACCTGCCGCGACTGGCGGCGGACCTCGCCGACGACGGCGTGCGGCTGGTCTCCATCGTCGACCCGGCGGTCAAGGCGGAGCCGGGCAATCCGGTCTACGACGCGGGGGTCGCGGCCGGCGCCTTCGTACGGGACGGGGCCGGGCGCGAGGTGCGCGGCGAGGTGTGGGCCGGCGAGTCGGCGTTCCCCGACTTCACCGACCCGCGGACGCGCGCGTGGTGGGGCGAGTGGTACGGCGAACGGCTCGCGCAGGGCTTCGCCGGGGTGTGGCACGACATGAACGAGCCGGTGTCCTTCGCGGCGTTCGGCGACCCCACGCTGCCGCTGTCGGCGCGGCACGCCCTTGAGGGGCGGGGCGGTGACCACCGCGAGGCGCACAACGTCTACGGGCTCGCGATGGCCCGCGCCGGCTACGAGGCGCTACGTGAGCTGCGCCCTGAGCAGCGCCCGTTCCTCTTCTCGCGCTCCGGCTGGGCGGGGCTCCAGCGGTACGGGGGCACCTGGTCGGGCGATGTCAGCACCGGTTGGCCGGGGTTGCGGGCGTCGCTGGCGCTGGTGCTCGGCCTCGGCCTGTGCGGGGTGCCGTACTCGGGCCCGGACGTGGGCGGGTTCACCGGCTCGCCGTCCCCTGAGCTGTATCTGCGCTGGTTCCAACTGGCCTCCTATCTACCGCTGTTCCGTACCCACTCGGCGATCACGGCGGGGCGGCGGGAGCCGTGGGAGTTCGGGCCCGAGGTGTTGGAGCACGCGCGGGCCGCGCTGCACGAGCGGCAGCGGCTGGCGCCGTACTTCCTGACCCTGGCCCACCTCGCGCACCGCACGGGCGCGCCGTACGTGCGCCCCCTGTGGTGGCGCTGGCCGCAGGACCGCGCGCTGCGCGACTGCGAGGACGCCTTCCTGCTCGGGGACTCGCTACTCGTCGCGCCGGTTTTTGAACCGGGCGTGCGCCAGCGCACGGTGCGGTTGCCGCGCGGGCGCTGGTACGACCAGGCGACCGGGCAGGCGTACGAGGGGCCGGGGCGGATCGTGGTGGACGCGCCGCTGTCGCGGGTTCCGGTGCTGGTGCGGGCGGGGTCGGTGGTGCCGGTGGTGGGTGAGCGGGGCGAGACCGAGCTTGAGGTGTGGGCGCCGATGGTCGGGCGCACCGGTGGCGGGGTGTTGATCACCGAGACGGGCGACGGCTGGGACGAGGCGACGGAGGTGCGGTTCACCACGCGGATGCGCGGGGAGCGGGTGGCGGTGGAGCGGGAGGGCCCGGAGGACGTGAAGTACGCGATGCGGGTGCGCGGGGACGCGATCGGCCTGGTGACGCCCTGAGGGACCGCCTCCGGCGGCGGAGTCTCCTCTCATGGCGGGGCGCGTCCCCTGGCCGCGTGCGTCCCCTGGCCCGATGCCCCCCGTGGCGGGGCGTCCCCTGACCCGACGCGATCGGGTGCCGGGACCGGCTGGCGCCGGTGTCAGCGCCGGCCGGGGAGGGAGGCCCGCGAGACGGGGAAGTCGAAGTAGGTGTCGGGGAAGGGCTCGGGCTGGTACGTGAAGTGCCACCACTCCTCGGGCAGGTTGCGGAAGCCCGCCTTCTCCAGGGTGTCCTTCAGCAGCAGTCGGTTGGCGCGCTGCTCCCCCACCACGCGCGGGTCCAGCGTGTGCGAGAGGGTGTCGAAGCAGTCGAAGCCCGTGCCCGTGTCCACGGCGTTGTCGGGGAAACGCTCGGCCCGCGGCGCGTAGCAGGGGACCAGTGGCTCGCCGGGGATGTAGGGGCGGGTGGGTTTGGCCGGCAGTTTGACGAGGGTCAGGTCGACGGTCGAGCCGCGGCTGTGCCCGGACTTCTCGGCGATGTAGCCGTCCTCGAAGAGCCGGCTCTTGTCGACCCGTGGGTAGAACTCCGCCTTCATGCGCTGGTCGTCCAGGTCCTTCGCCCACCGTACGAAGTGGTTCACGGCGCGCTGCGGGCGGTAGCAGTCGTAGACCTTGAG includes these proteins:
- a CDS encoding acetoacetate--CoA ligase; this translates as MTTAPQSAAQPEPLWRPGPDRIAQAQVTRFQSWAAERYGAPAATPGDPVASYAALHRWSVERLPEFWEAVTKWFDVRFTTPYETVLADSAMPGARWFPGATLNYAEHALRAAQDPARADEPALLYVDETHEPTPVSWSELRRQVGSLAAELRRLGVRPGDRVSGYVPNIPQATVALLASAAVGAVWTSCAPDFGARSVLDRFQQVEPVVLFTIDGYRYGGKEHDRAETVAELRRELPSLRAVVHIPLLGTPAPGGTLLWDDLTAADTEPVFEPVPFDHPLWVLYSSGTTGLPKAIVQSQGGILVEHLKQLGLHNDMGPGDRFFWFTSTGWMMWNFLVSGLLAGVTVVLYDGSPGYPDTGAQWRVAERTGATVYGTSAAYVMACRKADVHPGRDFDLSRLRCVATTGSPLPPDGFRWLHDEVADDMWIASVSGGTDVCSCFAGAVPTLPVYIGELQAPGLGTDLQAWDPQGEPLIDEVGELVVTNPMPSMPVHFWNDPDGSRYRDSYFEMFPGAWRHGDWITCTSRGSVVIHGRSDSTLNRQGVRMGSADIYEAVERLPEIRESLVIGVEEPDGGYWMPLFVHLAPGATLDDELRDKIKTVIRAQLSPRHVPDEVIEVPAVPHTLTGKRIEVPVKRLLQGVALDKAVNAGSVDNIELLHFYERLARERSTANA
- a CDS encoding glycoside hydrolase family 31 protein, which encodes MDARDLVRSVKVIGSARGRRTVRAAWRRERVDAAGLPRSGPERARVPGLAEGAEPQPGGGVVRFARSSLRVRVAAGGAVFCGWDGATPEPSYALAGSCPEVDQRAFLEPDTEDGWRVVSERVTVTVSRHGAVAVRTPGGVVLRRELPPRWWEPAAGPADGAWPRWTQRSVVAPDARCFGLGGRSAGPRLRSGTYRLWNTDPGGAFEPPDDPLYLTMPVQLVVADAGSHLIFHDNTWDGAVTLREGVEGQGSGHDRPGRCEVRMEGGPLRYWVIAGTPARVLRSWARLTGSPALPPPWALGYHHARWGFGSEREVRRVVAGYLERGLPLSAVHLDIDHHDGHRVFTVDRERFPDLPRLAADLADDGVRLVSIVDPAVKAEPGNPVYDAGVAAGAFVRDGAGREVRGEVWAGESAFPDFTDPRTRAWWGEWYGERLAQGFAGVWHDMNEPVSFAAFGDPTLPLSARHALEGRGGDHREAHNVYGLAMARAGYEALRELRPEQRPFLFSRSGWAGLQRYGGTWSGDVSTGWPGLRASLALVLGLGLCGVPYSGPDVGGFTGSPSPELYLRWFQLASYLPLFRTHSAITAGRREPWEFGPEVLEHARAALHERQRLAPYFLTLAHLAHRTGAPYVRPLWWRWPQDRALRDCEDAFLLGDSLLVAPVFEPGVRQRTVRLPRGRWYDQATGQAYEGPGRIVVDAPLSRVPVLVRAGSVVPVVGERGETELEVWAPMVGRTGGGVLITETGDGWDEATEVRFTTRMRGERVAVEREGPEDVKYAMRVRGDAIGLVTP
- a CDS encoding M15 family metallopeptidase, whose amino-acid sequence is MSRWNAAVRTLAAGVAALFTVVAAPPAAQASHEPRAPREFVALQDVDPTIRQEMRYVTPHNFVGTRIAGYRQPLCILTAPAARALHRAQRTLLRQGYSLKVYDCYRPQRAVNHFVRWAKDLDDQRMKAEFYPRVDKSRLFEDGYIAEKSGHSRGSTVDLTLVKLPAKPTRPYIPGEPLVPCYAPRAERFPDNAVDTGTGFDCFDTLSHTLDPRVVGEQRANRLLLKDTLEKAGFRNLPEEWWHFTYQPEPFPDTYFDFPVSRASLPGRR